The Pungitius pungitius chromosome 21, fPunPun2.1, whole genome shotgun sequence genome includes the window ATGGATGTGTAGAATGACAGAAGAGGGGTTTGCTCGGGCCTAAAAAGTAACTACCGCAGAGACAATCTTCTGTCAATAAGCTCCTGCGGGTCcagaaggaaataaaaaactatatagaaacacatttttaaaaatctgtcaAATGTCAAACCCATCGGAATTTTGTGAGAGTGTAACTTCCCGTTTGTAAAACTTCTTATAAACCTCACGGAACTCAAAGAATTAAGTTAAATGATGCCATGTGACAGGTAATGtggttgtttatttcctttttttctgtgccaTTTAAATCAGGAAGGTCAGCGAGGAAGTAATTAGTGAACTTTTAACAGTGAGTGCGGTATGAAAATCGAACGCaattgttcttctgagtttgtatccttacggttgaaatgcactttggattaaagctaaacgacatgtaatgtaatagatAATATGATAACGGACTTTACAATGCCTCACATCACAAAATAACTGCTGTTGAACTcttaaaatggaaaatgtttctatttctaTTAAGAATATGGAAACCAACCCCCTGGAACATGCCTCATTTCACGAAATGGAGACCAGCTTGGACATAACTGCTTGGTCTCTCCACATTGGGTGTCCTCCAGTGGGTGGCACATTTTATTACTGACTTTTACGTGGCCATAAATAGCGCAACAAAAAGGCTGGACACTACAGGGCCACAAAATAGAACCACAACTGTGATTTAATTTCAATTTCACTTTCTGCGTGGCTGATTATGGTTTCATACAGCGTATATGCCTTAGCAGGATTTTTGTAGTCAGCAATATTTactatgatatatatatatatgatacatAGTGTATGATAATTGGATCCACAGTTCATCTTCCACGCCAATCcatatcgcccccccccccccccctatcctcGGTAATACGGGGGAACATATGAGAGCTCAGtcacacccactcacacacacaatagctGGTCATCTGCGGATACGCGGATGGAGCAAGGTCACCGCGGGCCTTTGTGTGGGCAGCAGCGTTGGACGTTTGGAATGGAAACTGCACTCAGCGCCACTTCAAACAAAGCGTCGCACCAAAccattgtcctctgtgtttgGTGCGTTTGTAGCTATTTTTATTCGCTTATTCGCTTGCCGTCCGAAAGGGGGCTGCTTTTATTgggcaaatatatatatatatatgtatatcccTCATGCTTTGGGGGGAAAACACAGTAATAACTCCACATCTCCACATCTCCATCTGGCTGCTTCGGGTCTAAAATGGAAGACGCCTCGGAGGAACAAACCACTGGCAAAACCAGGAGTCTAATTTGGCAAAACGCCACCAGCCTACAATGTCTACCAGGCccaaaaattacaaaaacaagGCAGGCGAACCAATTGGATGGAAATATGGTTTCTGTgatggaagcagcaggagctcAGCTAATCTTGCCTTAATAGGCTTATTTgcccttgtgttttcttttgttctcctTCTGTTGCTGCTGAACAATGTCAAGATCTCCTTTTGGACTTGTCTCTTAAATAGAAAAGGTGCTGCTGAGGCGTATGTATTCATCATCTGCTCTGTGGCCCTTTAACTTAATAAACATTGCCCTCAAGTTTTTAACCAACAggatgttttttgtcttttttttcagacgAGGGGGGGTCGAGCCCGTCAGAGTTCGAGTGGCACAGTGTGTTACGTCAAATTAAAGCAGAAATACACTCTCCAGCCCCGAGGTCAAAGCTCTTCCTGACTATTAAAACTCGCTTCCCGACCGCTGACAGCGATGCTAATGACCACGTGAGAAGAGAGCCTCCTCAAACAGGAGCCATATTCCTCtcacgcttccccccccccccccccccccccacctattTCAGGAGACATGGGGCCTCTCTTCATTTGGCGGCGTGACGGCTGTGTTGCAGGGGGGTGTCCCTGCCGGCTGGAGATGACGGCTGCCGAGAGGCGGCGGAGTGACTGACGACTCGGAGATAGTTCGTCTGTCAGGCGGAGTGATGGCTGCGAGACACCGGCTGACAGATCGGGCGAGACGAGAGGAGCAGCGGGACGTGAAGGAAGGCCTGCCAGCTTTTttactcccccctcctcccctcccttgtTCGATCCAGGGAGACACCGAAGGTGGGGACAgcgaaaaaacaaagcaaatcaaCGAGAATTCAGAAGCGCTCGGCAGGCGGCCATGTTGCTTTTGGATGATCAGGTGGCTTTTCTTGTTTAATGACGGTTTCAAGGGGCACCAAATGTGCTCCATCAATCTTGGATCCTTTCGGCGTCCTTCTCCGGCTTCAGAGATTGGTCTGCGGATGTgcgaaagcccccccccccccgccacacccCCCCCGCGCAGACGTAACGAACGGCCTAATAAGGCAGCTCTCTAATCAGCCAAAGGATCTTAATTAGTCTTTGTGCGATTGTGGGAGAGCAGCACTGCTCTGCCTACGCTCTCAATCAATCACATTTGAGTCAAGTGGAAAAGTGTTGAGGGGTTCTATGTTATTTGTCACTGAAAAAATTCACAATTTGACAATTTTGTGGTTTGTAAAATGTCTTGTTGGAATCATTTGCCGTGGAATTTAGATCTGAGAAATCCTGTTCCCATCAGGATGATTTGTAATAACTGACCAAAATGCCTACAAAACTATACGGCCTCAGCTGTAGGGTCGTTACTGGTAATGAGCAAGTGTTCAATGAGATGGAGGTAAACAGTTGTAGTTAATTGTAGATATAATAATGTGATTAAGCCAAATTAGACCAGATTGAACCTTAGTATTTATCGGCAAATGCAAGGCTGCTACATACGTATGACTGAGCAAATTACACATTCATTCTCATCTGTATCCAATTTAACTCAATTGTTacgtgccgccccccccccccccccccctccctcactcgcGATGTGCCAATGCTAATTTTCCAGTTTGGTCCCAAGTTGAATTTGAACCTTCGCACCGTGGAAAAGTCAAACACATTTGCATACGCTCGGCCGCCCAGCCGTCAATCATCCCCGTGTCaggcgggggggcagggggagggggggggggcttctccagGGGTCACACCTGGTTTCCACGCTCAGGTTTGCCTGCAGGACATGAGCTGCACTCGGGCCCGTGTTAGCATAATaactgcttctctctctctcccctcattgGCTCCTGCCACATCCCTCTGAGACGGAGGCTCTGCGGCTCTCACGTTGCATGTTGTACACATTTATAAAGTCTATTTTAGTGAAGATTGCGGAGCAGAACCTTCGGGGAAGAGCGCGTGGTCCGAGGTACAGCTCCTTCAATCATTCAGAAACATGGTGATAAGAACCATCACTTTAGAACTTATAACCCTGGCGTCCCTCCTCAGACGAATGAAGGCAACTCGTGGCGTCCCGTCGAGTCTCGACTTTTACTGAAACAGAAGACAAGTGAGGTGGAGGATGAaaagagactttttttcttttactgtatTTCTTTAGGGCTGTCAGCTCTATGTCTCACTGccatcttttcttcctttctgtgCTCGCTTTGCTTCGTGACGCATCTTAAACGATGTCTCTATCTTTGTCTTTCAGTCTGTAACTTTTGCTCttctcgcctcccccccccccccccccacccccccacacacacacacacacactcacacagtcttTCCTGTCAGGTTATCTTTGATTAAAACAGCGTCCCAGAGGTCTCACCCAcaatcagcacacacacacacacacacacacacacacgcctgacTCCTTACGCACGGAgtcacacacttacacacaaacCCAATCAGATAAGACTTCAAGTCAACACAATCAAATAGGAATAGGCCGTGTCACATTTACACTCTCGAGTCTCAAGTGTGCGGAGGCTCGAttgatctgccccccccccccccctcctccttccccctcctccccccccgattGGCTTCCCGGTGCTCCTTCCCACGGCGATAATCTCTATTAAACCATCTGCCGTGTCATCTCTGTGAGCCTCCCCTCCGTCCTTCCCTCTGTCCTTTTGCCACGTTTCCctctgaccccctccccccaccttccACCCCCCCGCTGGCAATGTGGAAATGTGCAATGTCTCCCCGTACAACCGGCGGTGAACAGAAAGCAGCACGTGAAAACAAAGTCCACAATTAGCGCGCTGTCCTCTCCCACaacatctatgtgtgtgtgtgtgtgtgtgtgtgtgtgtgtgtgtgggtgtgtgtgtggaggcccTCCTCTGATGAACGTAATAGGCCAAGACAGATGGCCTCCTCTCCCACCAACCCGCcgccgccccacacacacacacacacatacgcggcCGTGGCTGTTGTAGCCTGTTCCTGTAGTAGCCTTATTCTGTCGCTCacggcagcagggggggggggggggtggggggggggctacatctGTGCCGTGGCTGCTTGTGACGCCGTGACAGAAATAGAAGTGAAAAGGAAGCCGCCGTTTGAACCGACCATTCAGCTCTCTTGACGTCCCCGGGTAAAAATAAGCTGCCTGGGAGGCAGCGGGCTCTTTGGTGTTGAGCTCAACATCTGCCTGTCATAACCCAGCGCGGCGCCATacggtgacggggggggggggggggggggggggcgccacagGTGTGTGAGGGCTTGTCTGAGACTGAGATCTCAGTCCAATGTTTTCACTGTTTGGCGTCACGTGTGGTCGGAGTTTTTTATTTCCTCGAATGACTCTTTGTCTGATGACGTTTTGGAATCGAAGGTCAAATCTACAGTAGCCATTTTCATTATCTTCATTCAAAGCAAACAATGTGGAGAACACGTCGAGATATGTTCAGTGGAGACGATAATTCAACCAGAATTGACAGGTGAAGTACACTATGGAATAATGATGAGGTTTCCTCGTGTTTTCATTGCACACATCAGCCCCTCTGACCCTACGATGCTTTACTGaaatattgacattttattGTTACGGCTGATGCTCGATCTTCTGAGAGTTTGCTTTAAGCCGTCGCAGTTCTTCATCCTGCTTTAATTAGTCCCGTTAGCGAGGCAAGACCGCAGCCTTCGGCAActgagggggaagaggaaaataaattgtTCGTGACGTTGTTAATTGTGGTGCTACTCGATAGAAATGTAGTGAGTGTAAATGAGAAGAAACCACACTCGTACAAATGACAATACTCTGACGCATTCTGTGCACACAGTGTTGATTGCGGTAACAACTCCATTGATTGGAAGCAAATGGCCTGCGTTAAGAGGGTTAGAGGCGCAGCATCCCCTCGTGAACCAGCAGGAGGTTGATGGAAACTTCCAGGTGAAGTATTTTCAGTCAGAAATCCGTCTTTCTACTTCCTTTGACCTACATTCTGAGCTCCGGTGGAAATGGGTCAGCAGGAAATAGGTGAAAAATCAACATTTCACACAAATTTCCTAAATGTTCTTTCGTTTATTTGCCATGTGTTGAACAAATGTGTGGTCTTGGCCCTTGTTTGTGGTTTGATTGTGTTTCCATATCAATGGAGTGAGAGCGTGTGCTGTGAGTCAACAAGGTGGATCATTGTTGTCTATTGTTGATGGATGCAACGGGCTAAGAATAACTTAAGGGCACAATAGAGAAATGAATCTGTGTCACGAAATCCAAAATGCAATTACACGCAGTCATTTCTGCAGAAATCAACAAGATGATTAAAGTTTGAATTACTCATTTGCAGAGACAAGCAATAAAGCCTTCTTTGGCTATGTTATCTGGATTTGAGTGCATCCAATGCAAGGTTTATCATCCATTATTAATAAGTCttatattaaaatgaatatatggAGTGTTCCTGGGCCTTCTATTACAGATTGGAAGTGGTCTTGTTGATTAAACACTTCACGTGTTTGACGCATCGTGTGTTTATGCAAATACAAAGGCAACAAAACAATGCATGTACTCTATACGTATGTATTTCataccgtatatatatatatgcctcgATTGTTGTGTCAAACACACGCATGTATTAACGAGTTGTATGAATATGAAACTCTAAACTAAAGCTGCCTGAGCGAACGGTGACCTTACGGATCAAAACATATGTATCATTATGACATTTTTAATCGTCAGccttgaaaaaacacatttttatttagaaTCTTAGAAATATTTGCTTCAATTTACTAATCCTACAATGGAAATGTTGTTGCCTGTCGCTCGGTCAATGATGCTTTTTTCCTTACGTAAGCATAGTTTCTTCCACCAATTTAACAAGTACGCAGTGGACCAATTTGCCACCAGATTAAGTTAGTGAAGAAGTGTGTGCGCCTCTTGTCCACCGGTTGCTAATTCACATCAATATCACATCAATTATTTAAGTGTTTCCCGGCCTAATAAAGTTAGGATTAGCACAAGACCCTGTGTTTGGACGCCTGCAGCAGGAAGGAACCAATAAGAGGTGTAATTGGAGGAAGAGAAAACGCCTTTGTCTTGGCATGTTTGATTTAACGCACTTCTGGTCAAGGGGCGAGTGCACTATTCCCCTTGGATACTAGATACATGCTATTACAAACTGCTTTCAGAGAAGCAACGGAAGGTGAACCAATTAAATCCATGTAAATATCTGACAATATCCACCGATATGTGGAGTCATTATTAAGATTGTTTCAAAGTCTCAAACAGGTGGTCCAATTCTTTATTAGTGCACTACTACGGTATCTACGAAGCACAGGCCTGCCATCTAGTGTTCATTCTAGTGTTCAACACTGCACAGAGATGTTGATGCTTTTGTCATCACATGACTCTGGctaaagtaaagtaaattgGTAAATTTGGTCACACGGCATCTGAAAATGTGTGAGTTGATGTTTGTTGTTgctatattaaaataaaataatcaatttTAGCCATAATTCAATAATCACTTTGCATCTATTAGTAATAGCACATTTTtgccagtcttgggtttgagcctttggctttacttcaggtttgagtagcaagctAAAGGTTaattacaacaaacaaaaggctgattagcgtgtggtgaagtagcacattggaagagctgctgacataagcccctgcactgcacttgaaggtttagggttcaagcccagtcttgggtttgagcctttagctttacttcaggtttgagtagcaacatacaaatacaaatacaacaaacaaagggttgattagtgtgtggtgaagtagcacagcgggagagcagctgccacaagcctgcattGCACTTGAAAGtagtgggttcaagcccagtcttgggtttgagcctttggctttacttcaggtttgagtagcaatctcaaggttaaatacaacaaacacagggttggtttgtgtgtggtgaagtagcacagtggaagagctgctgacataagcccctgcactgcacttgaaggttgtgggttcaagcccagatgtggaactagcatttaaaaagagttttgaggtttagctcatatgatcaaggttaaataggagaatcaaagttgccaaaatgtgaccaggactggtagtgtaggggtgcaagctagagcccagaagcctctgtgcgcaccgccagtgggttcaaatcccgctcgtgccaagtcttgagcacactgccgcggaggtagtagtgggggcattgtccccacggttgtttcggagaagtgaaccctaggggttatgcaaaaagacaaggcgcgttcacttgagttatgatggcattgtcaagaatgatgaagaatcttttgctactgaattgaatttgatgttaattgctttgctttagccttttagcactttagccatgctacatagcagaggtgggaacaagtcactgttaggcaagtctcaagtcattgccctcgagtcccgagtcaagtcgagtcaaagccaacaagtctcaagtcgagtcacaagtcgtaccattttagtttcgagtccttttattatagtggggacggggaaccctgggtgatggcgCTTGccttttgacgggagagaaggccagatgagtcagtaaagatgagcagatgtgtctcattcagtggtcacactgacatgaaacttattacagcctctgagggcatttttcaagacaatcacatgtttgtctacttcagggcatcctgtggacaaccttaaactgacagtctggcacagggtgtagatttgtttaccctttttagtgcatccaccctccaattctctgttacattcaaattcaactcacttgtgcctttaccaatccAGGAAgaatgaatagcatggttgatcctccaagatgcaccaatccgtctctggggcaatatcccattatgattttttataaatgtcagttacccaaaactgaaaaaggatttaggaagagccaccatgtcccttgagggttgaacccagataaggtttaaagtacagaaatttggggcatttggcattagtgacagggacgtgtaggttgctccatctaagatccttccagtcatgtcatgggaaaaaaaatattgtgaaaaaagtcaaaatatgtagggtcaaaaaagaaaagatttcttttaaataataggtaaaaaattattataaaaaaatatatgtaaggtcaatatatatataatataatatataatatatatatattattagggccgggattcgattaaaaatattaatctaattagaggctttgtaattaattaatcaaaattaatcacattttaattgcataaatatttgacctgagaacagtgaaaagtaatttttttcacatggatttttatttttgttcaaccaattccagcagacaagtgtagaaatagcatatttagaaatatagtactttcagaaataaggtaagtagaccttctgtaaactaggtttttttaagtagaccaatactttcaagtacattccgaacattggttattttttcagacgtggacttagttaccctggtccttaaaccagtcatctggtgcagtgtgggttgggtgtgggtccttgtactcgggtcgggctaacgtccacgctagctgctaattgttttgagTTGAGGTGGtactcttatcgacgcttccatccgtgtgtttattataataagatttcccattcacggggccaaccgacacggtctcgtcagcttcttcgttcatgttcactgtggtttgttgttgtctgaagtcatgaacgctagttggtgctccagtataatcggtcctccgaaactcatccagtgacaaacgttccgcggtgcaaaaaataagtgtaaaaatgcgtaaaaaatgtttaatgtgttattttttgtgtaattaattaatcttaattcacattattattaattaatagtaattaacgcgctaaagtcccggccctagttaaaatacaactcaaacaaacaaagcagaaaagagaCATTTGGAGGAATGTGTCCAGGTGTCTGGTGTGTAAAACGCTCCCCTGGTGGGGATCAGTGATTGGCCGAGGAATGGGGGCGGTCCCAGTGGACCCATCAGAGAGTTGGATGCACCAGTTGGGTGAGACTTCAGTAACTGAAGCTGTCAGAGGAAAGTGTGGAACACGCGAGTCTTCAGACTTCTGCATCCTGGCCTGCTCCCCTTCGAGAACCTCAACACCTTGTACAGACTCGAGCAGCTTCCCAAGCCGAGGAACGGGGACCAGCGAGCCGGCCGCTTGTCCCCGCCGAGGccccaggaagaggaggagcggcgCTGGAAGACCTCCACGTCGACCGCGCACTGACCCGGCGCCCACTGGGACACGCGCACCAGGGTCACGGAGGAGGCCAACCCGCAGGTGTGCGGCGACACGCCGTGAAACACCCACTCCCCCGGCCTCACGGACGCGGCGGCCCTCTCCCAGACCAGGCCGGCCTCCTCGGACACCCCCATGCCGCTGAGGTTACACAGGGCCTGCAGGCACACCTCCTCCAGGGCTTCCTGGCCAGGGAAGCGGAGCAGGGCGTTGACGATACGAGGCACCGCACCTCgacgcagcagcagctcctgcagcttgGCTGAGGACGACAGGGAATTGCGtagattttatttgtttactaGAAATGGCTTTGTTGTACTGTTTGTGTGACCTGATGTCAAACACCGTGCAAAAAGCGCTGAGCAAGATAGAAGCTACAACTCCACGGAGGACGGGTCACCCATGCACACGCAATGATCCGTTTGTGTTACCTACAGCTTTCATAAGACATCAGCGAGATGGCTCTTGCGGCGTGAAGGATCACCTCCTGGTCCGGACTGGTCAGCACGGACAGCAGAGCCGGAACCAAACCCGCGTCACCGAAACCTTTACGAACTACAGCTGAGAGGGAACAAAAGGATCTCAAtacccggaggaggaggaatgaatggatgaagaaGATCCAGCAAGGAGTCAAGGGGCAGTCAACAGGAAACGCACTTCAGAACAACAGGGGCTTGAATGCGGTTCTGTGTTCTAATTAATCATAGACCGACAtatacctgggggggggggtaagaacCTACATTCCTTGGCGAGTTCAGCCACCAGTTTTGCGGTGAGCCCGGTGAGAGGCCCCCGGCTCCTCAGAGACAGGGCCAGGACCGGCAGGATGCCGCTGATCACCACCTGCTCGGCAGCACCCTTTTCTGGACACCGGCAGAAGAAGCACAAATGCAGACAAGTCGCTGATGCAAATACACAACAAGCGCCATGATCCCTTTAAGAAGCCTCACAAAAGTTGGTCTTTATGGAGCACATGGAGCGTTTTAAATTGGTACGATTGGGTCCTTTAAATCGTCGAGCGGCGCCGAGTTGAATGTCCTCTGCTTGCTATCCCCTCGGTTCCTCCCTTTCTAGGAGACACGAATGCAGCTTACAGTCTACCCGAGGACACACACTTGATCCCCTCACTGCATCCGAACCCACAGCTCCCCGTCTCTTTTATCTTTCTGATGTAGCTGCCACTCAAGAGCGGGAGGCTTTATGTCTCAAGGTATACGCGTTAAGGAAAGACCTAAATATGTAAATGATGTGTGACCGCGGGACAGTCGGCGTCTTGCAATTCAAATCACACCAAATGCAGGAAAAGAATAAACCATTTACTAAAAGCATGCTTTTGAAATAAGGAATTGCTGTCAGGAAGCGCTGAGGCTTGAGGGATAGCGTAGCCTGTTCATAGctcaaaaaatatcaaaataatatCAAAACTCAAGTGTGTAGTTAAGAGTGTAAATGAACTCACTCCTCTCCACAATGTTGATGAGCACCGTGTCCAGATGTGGTTTGAGTTCGTCTGTCATCAGTTCCAACCCGAGCACTCTGATGGTGCCTAATGCATTGTTCAGGTTGTCTGTTGGGGAGATGggtggatgaggggggggggaaagaaagcagagcagagagaaatcCTCAAGAGGAGAAAGTGCGATCATAAAAAAAGGGGGATGCAAGATACTGGGAGTATAAATGCAGCAGCTGGGAGACTCCATCAGAAGAGAGTAAAGACTCATGCAAATAACTCACTAAGTGGAGCAAAGAATCCCTTTATTTCTACGCGTCATCCTGGCTTTATTTATCTATAGTATGGTCGTATCACTTAGAAGTACAGCAGGGGGGGTGGGCGAGAATCCCATTAGTTTCACAGGTATTTAATCATATCAGGGAAAATTAAATAtaagatatataaatattaaaaagcgaatgtgtgtgtgaatagctGCACCTGGCAATCTATCCAAAAGTCTTAAAGAGACaatttactaaataaaaacGCAGCTTAATAGGGGGTCTTTTAACACCTGCAGTTTCCCCCCATTTTCTTTCAGttgactcaagctgcagcaagTGACCCCTTGTGATTGGTcgaaacctcctcctcctcccaacgCTTTAGTTCAAACACTCACGTGATCCTTGGAGAGGTTTGGCTCCGACCTCCCACACAGGTGTTTTCAGTTAACTGGCTGATTAGACCTGCATCATTCTGATTGGTCGACGAAGATCCTCGTAGCCCCGCCTTCCTTCAACCTCTTTACTCAGCCACGGTGAGTCTAAACACCCCGTGTGGCTGTTTGGAGGCTTTATTTTCCATTAGCTGGGACGACGTGTGTGAAGTTACGTTATTTTCCTCCCATCCCAAACCTTCTAGAAGACGGTGAACCCTCGTTTCTGGTTAGTTAAGCCGCTCTGTGGTAAATACATGCTGAATGAAAGATCCCACCCAGTCTATCAGTAACGACCGTCCTGTCCCACTCACAGTTTGGCGTGGAGGTCTGCGTGCGGCTCGACCTGCGCTTGTCCACGTGGCGGCGCGTGTCCGTGGGCGTGAGGGGCACGTAGGTGTGTCCCATTCTGCTGCGGGCGGCCTCCAGCGGGCCGGAACCTTCTCGGGCGCACGTCTTGGTGCGGAGCCAACAGCCACTGCCtcgccgagtgtgtgtgtgtgtgtctgtggagtcGTCAGCCGATGCTTCCAGAAGGCCTACTCGCTTCaaccctccccttcctcccccagcCCCACGCACGCTCCCTTCCCAGCCTG containing:
- the si:dkey-21e13.3 gene encoding rap1 GTPase-GDP dissociation stimulator 1-A, whose protein sequence is MSLYSLLMESPSCCIYTPSILHPPFFMIALSPLEDFSLLCFLSPPPHPPISPTDNLNNALGTIRVLGLELMTDELKPHLDTVLINIVERKKGAAEQVVISGILPVLALSLRSRGPLTGLTAKLVAELAKESVVRKGFGDAGLVPALLSVLTSPDQEVILHAARAISLMSYESSKLQELLLRRGAVPRIVNALLRFPGQEALEEVCLQALCNLSGMGVSEEAGLVWERAAASVRPGEWVFHGVSPHTCGLASSVTLVRVSQWAPGQCAVDVEVFQRRSSSSWGLGGDKRPARWSPFLGLGSCSSLYKVLRFSKGSRPGCRSLKTRVFHTFL